TATGTTCGTATTCAGCCGCTGTCGGATGCAGAGCTGTACTCGGCAATGACCTTGCGGGCGGCAGGTGCCATTTTGGCCGGTACGGCGGCAGGTTTTGCAAGGAAGTAGCCCTGCAGCGCATCCGCGCCCAGCTCGATGACCTTGCGCAGCTCGGCGGCGGTCTCCACGCCCTCGGCAATGATCTGCATGCTGCGCGGGTGGGCGAAGGTCTCCAGCGATTTGAAGAAGGTCAGCCGCTCGATTTCATACAGTGCGCCCTGCTCCTGCGCCAGCTTCATGATGGTAGCGGGTGAGCGCAGCGCTTCCATATCGGAGCGCATCAGGGCTTCGTAGGCCATCACCTTGCGGGCGCTGCTGCCGCAGCCCACGCAGCCAAGGGCCAGCGCCGCGGCGCACAGCCCGGACACGACCGCTTTGAGATATTTTTTCATCGATTTTCTCCCCTGAGGGCGCTCACGCAGCAGGACGTTCCGGCTACCATATCACCCGATTATACCTAGTTTATCATACCATCTTTTTCCGGGTGCGTAACCAAAATCCGGCAAAAACCTTCACGATCACAAGAAAGCGGAAGAACTTTCCACCCATCGGAATAAAAAGCACAGCCCTTCCCATTGACTGGGAAAAGCTGTGCTTTGCTGCTGTTATTCGTTTTTTTTGCCGGGACGGTGGACACAGTGATCTGCTCATAATCCGCACTGTGTGCAAGATAAACGCTCAGGTCACCGGTGTTGGTGGTCTCCATGCCGTCCAGCTTTGTGCAGGCGCAAAGGCCAAAGGCCAGCACATCCATGCCGGCAGCAGCGCCCTGCCAGAATTTATCCTCGCAGCCAGGCTTTGCCCAGCGCCGCGGCAGATACTGCACAAAGCCCACAGCCGTCAACAGTTCATCCGCCTCGGCCAGCTGGGCCTCGGCAGCGGCATCGTCCAGCATATCCCTGCCCGCGCAGCGCTGCAGGATGACATGGCACACCGGGCGGCGTGTGGCCTCCAGCACCGAGTGACGGAAGCCGTAGCGGGAGACGTTCTTTTTGCCGTACAGCAGGATAAAGCCCATGCTGTTGCGGCTGTCCGCCCGCAGGAAGCCATGGGTGATGTAGGGCATCTTCTGGCCTTCGGGCATCATGTCCAGATAGCCCACGGAGCCGTGGCGGGTGATGGTCTCATTGAAGAAGCGCTTGCCGTCGTTGCCAAAGATGGGCCAGATACCGCCGAAGGGGAAGGACGGACGGCTGTTGATGTCGGCTGCCTGACCTGCACGGGGGCCTGCCTCCATGGTAGCGCCTGCCCACATCATCATGCGGATGCCGGAGCCATCACGGCCCATGGAAGAAACGTTGTTCACATCGGTGCGGGCCTTGTGGGCAGCTACCATTTCAACGGCGAGTGGGTGTATATTTTTGATACAGTAAGAGGGGCTGCTGCACTTTCGGCTAAAACGATGTGCAGCAGCCCCTTCTTCGTATCGGATCCAGACAACAAAAAAGCGTTCTGAGAGATCTCAGAACGCTTGGTGGTTGCGGGGGCCGGATTTGAACCAACGACCTTCGGGTTATGAGCCCGACGAGCTACCAGACTGCTCCACCCCGCGATATTTACTTTGTGCTCTCAGCGGTTCTCGCTGACTGCTCAAGTATAATACCACAAGGGCGGGCGGATGTCAAGTATTTTTTTGATTTATTTTTTCTTCTTTTTCCAAACCACGAACCCTGCGCAGGCGGCGGCTGCGATCACCACCACCGGCCATGCACCGGCAAGGGCAACGATGACCTGCTGCAGGCCACCCACAAAGTTCTGCCAGCCAGCGGAAAGGGCGCTGACAAAGCGGCTGCCGAAGCCCTCGCTGGGCGGCGAGTAGGTGCTCACCTCGCTCAGGCTCACGTACACGGTGCACTCTTCCACCTGATCGTTGTACCAGTCCATCTGGCTCTGCCAGCTCTCGATCTGGCTCTGCACATCCGTCAGGCTGGACTCGATCTCAAGCAGGTCGGAGAGGTTGTCGGCCTGCTGCTGCAGCTGCTGCAGGCGGGTTCGCTGGTTCTTGAGATTCTCAAGCCGGGTCTCCACGTCCATGTACTGGGCGGTCACGTCGTCGGCCTGCTGGTTTTTGTAGGTCACGTTGCCTGCTTCGGCCACGGCGGCAAGAAAGTTCTCGTAGTTCTGCTGCGGCACCCGGTAGGTCAGGCTGACACTGCGGCTGTCACCGGCATCCGAGTATTCACTGCTGGATTCCAGATAGCCGCCCGCTTCAGCAAGGGCAGCATCCAGCGCGGCGCGGGCTGCGTCGTAGTCCTTGCTTTCCAGGCTGAGGTTCGCGGTGTAGATGATCTTTGCGTGGTCGGTGCTATGGGCCGCTGCTGCCGCGTCGTCCTCCGAATAAACAGCGGTGCCGTTGTCTGCGCCGCTTTCCAGCGCCATGGTGTTCAGACTGTAATCGGCTGCCATGGGGCTGTCCACAGCGGCGCGGTCCGCGCCGCCTGCCGCCATCGCCGCCGCAGTGCTGTCCGCAGAATAATAGACCGCCGGGCTGCTGCTCTTTGCGCCAAGGCCGATTTGTCCGGTGGCAAAAGCACCATAGCCTACCACGCACACAGCAAGGCAGGCCGCCAGTGCGCCCACCCGCTTTGCGGGGAAGCGGATCAGTTTCTTCTTCGGCTGCACCGGGGCGGACTGAGCCGGTACCGGTGCGGCGGTTTTCATCATGGGCTGGGCCTTTTCTTCTTCGGTCAACTGGTCGGTCATGGCCAGCAGCTTTGCCTTCAGATCGTCCGGGGCGTAGAGGTCGTCCGTCTCCATCTTGTACTCATACCACCTCATCTTCGATCTCCTCCTTCAGCATCGTATGTAACTGCGCCCGGGCACGCCGCAGCCAGCTCAGCACCGTGTTGGACGGTGCGCCCATCATCCGGCCGATTTCCGCCGCCGTGTACCCCTCGTAGTAATGCAGATAGATGGCATTGCGGTAGTTTTCCGGCAGGGCGCGCACTGCGTCCAGCACACTGCCGTCCTCAAACGCATCGGGCGCGGGCAGGTTCTCGTCCAGCTCGGTGTCCTTCTGATGGGCTGCGCGGGTCAGGTCCCGGCAGCGGTTGATGGCCACCCGCAGCAGCCACGCCTTGAGGTGCTCCTCACTCTCAAACGTACCATTATAATGCAGGAGCTTCTCGTAGACATCCTGCACCACGTCCTCGGCATCGGCTGTGCATCGGCTGTTGTGTATGGCAGCGCGGTAAACAGCATCGCTGTATTTCTGCACTGCCAGCGTAAATACTTCGTTTCTGGTCAGCTGTCCCATAGTTTCAAGCTCTCCTTTACCGCCTGTACAGGGCTGGTGGAATTCGTGTTCCACGGGGGACATTCACCCTATACACGGCTGAACGCCCCCGAAGATTGCATTGCTGGAAAAATTTATGAAAATCACCTTTTATATACTCTCTGCAGCAGGGCCACCCGTTCTGCAAGGAAGGTCTCGGCCTTCGGATGGTGCAGCCAGCGCTTGTTCGCCGCTGTGCCAGCCAGCTTTCTGCCCAGCGCTGCCGGGTCGGTATCGGCCTGCATCACATCCTGCATGGTCAGCTGCAGCGTCAGCGCCGCAGGGGTGTCCGGCAGCGGCGGCAGCGGGTCCTCCCACACAAAGGGCGGCAGCAGCTGCACCGCCACCGTGGCGCGGGTGCACTCCTCGGTGAGCAGCAGGGCTGCAGGCGTGCCGTCCGGCTGGACGTGCAGGGTGCTGTACAGCAGCTGCAGACTGCCCTCGGCCAGCAGGCGGATATCCCCCTCCCGCCCGGTAGGCGAAAGGCTCAAATATTCCCGCGCCTCGTCCAGATAGATGTGCCGGGCCGGTGCCTGCACGCGGGCATACAGCGCAGGCAGCGCAAAGCGGCCCGCTTTGTCCAGTGCGTGCTGCAAAAGCAGGTAGAACTCGGTCAGTGGGTAGGCCGGGTCCGGCTGCGGCATCCCGAAATCGGGGCGCGATACGTGTCCTCCACCCATAGGGAACCTCCTTGACAAATAACGCTGATGCGGTATAATAAATACAGAAGGGGCGCTGACTGCAAGGGTCAGCTTTCCATCCCGCTTGTCAAAAAGATTGACCGCACAGTTTGGAAGCAGGGCGGTCAATCTTTTTGTTATCATCGTCTTTCTTCTGGGAAAACTTTGCCACGACCTCAATGGTCAGGCGGATCACATCCACGATCAGGCTCAACAGTGTGAGAATGAACGTGAGCAATGCGAGAGTCTCCAAAAGAGTCATCCGACATCCCTCCCTTCGCCTTCAAGGCTCCGGGCAGGGCACTTGCAAAAAAGTTTCCTCCCGGAACCTCTGCTTCATCCTAAGTAGAAAACTAGATAAGAAGAATCAGCGATAACGGGACAGAAAGCATGACCACCAACTTTGCAATCAGCGCCTTATTGACAGTATATCACATTTCCCGACTCGACACAATGTGTTTTGTCCCCCGGTCAGTGTGCCGGGAGTTTTTATTGTAAACCCCCTCGAAACTTTATTGTTGACCATCTGTCTCCCGCTGCGCTATACTCGAGCACAGATGCCTTGTAAATTTTTAACAGAGGGGAATTCTATTCTATGAAAAACAAAAAACTGACCACCTATCAGATGGCTGTCACTGCGCTGATGGCCGCCGCGCTGTGCGTGCTTGGCCCGCTGAGCGTGCCCATCGGAGCCATTCCCATTTCGCTGTCAAACTTTGTCATCTGCCTGACCGCATGGCTGCTGGGGCCCAAGTTCGGCACCCTGAGCGTGGCGGTGTACCTTCTCATCGGCCTTGTGGGCGTGCCGGTGTTCTCCGGCTACGGCGCGGGCATTGCCAAGCTGGCAGGCCCCACCGGCGGCTATCTGGTGGGCTACCTGCTGCTGGCCTTCATCGGCGGTCTGTTCATCGAAAAGAGCAAGGGCCAGCCGGTGATTGCCGGCATCGGCCTTGTGCTGGGCGATGCCGCCTGCTACGTGCTGGGCACCGCATGGTTCGTGTTCCAGATGCAGTGCGAGCTGGGCTATGCGCTTTCTGTGTGCGTGTACCCGTTCATTGCGCTGGACCTCGCCAAGATCGTGGTGAGCTGCATCGTGGGTGCACTGCTGCGCAAGCGTCTGGTACAGGCTGGCGTGCTGAAGCTGAAGGAAGCCTAACAGGCAAAGCAAAAGGGAGACTGCAAACGCAGCCTCCCTTTTTTATTTGTGATCCGTTATTTTACATAGCCAAGGGTCGCAGCCATCACGGCCTTGATGGTGTGCATCCGGTTCTCGGCTTCGTCGAACACGATGCTCTGGGGGCCTTCAAACACTTCATCGGTCACTTCCATGGCATCGCGGCCAAAGCGCTCGCCCATCTCCTTGCCCACGGTGGTCTTGTGGTCGTGGAAGGCGGGCAGGCAGTGCATGAACACAGCGTGCAGGCCTGCAATGTCCATCAGCTGCTGGTTGATCTGGTAGGCGGCAAGGTCGTTGATGCGCTCAGCCCACACCTCCACCGGCTCACCCATGGACACCCACACATCGGTGTACAGCACGTCGGCACCCTTGGCGGCCTTGGCGGGGTCCTCCTCAAAGGTGAGGGTGGCACCGGTCTCGGCAGCGATCTTCTGGCACTCGGCCACGAGGGCAGCGTCCGGCTGGTACTTCTTGGGTGCACAGGCGGTGAAGTTCAGGCCCATCTTGGCGCAGCCCACCATCAGGCTGTTGCCCATGTTGTAGCGGGCATCGCCGAAGTAAACGAAGTTGATGCCCTTCAGGTGACCAAAGTGCTCCCGGATGGTGAGGAAGTCGGCCAGGATCTGGGTGGGATGGAACTCGTTGGTCAGGCCGTTCCACACCGGCACACCGGCGTAGTGGGCAAGGTCTTCCACGATCTGCTGGCCATAGCCGCGGTACTCGATGCCATCGAACATGCGGCCCAGCACACGGGCAGTGTCGGCGATGGACTCCTTCTTGCCGATCTGGCTGCCGGACGGGTCAAGGTAGGTCACTTCCATGCCCAGATCGTGGGCAGCGACCTCGAAGCTGCAACGGGTGCGGGTGGAGGTCTTTTCAAAGATCAGGGCGATGTTCTTGCCTGCCAGCTGGTCATTGTGGCGGATGCCGGCCTTCTTTTTTGCCTTCAGGTCTGCGGCAAGGTCCAGCAGTTCTTCGATCTCGGCAGGGGTGTAGTCCAATAGCTTCAAAAAGCTGCGGTTCTTCAGACTCATTGTATATTTCCCTCTCTATGCAAATTTCATTGTATATTTATACTTATATTATATATTATACTGGGATTCTGAAAAAATTGCAATACCCTGTCGGATATGCTATACTGGCTGTGCTGCCCTTCTCCATTCTGGCAACAGAAGGGGGTGGATACCGTGGACACCATTCTAACCAATTTTCTGGTGGCTGTCGCAGCACAGGTAGCTGCACACTTCCTGTGCAAGTGGCTTGAGAGTCACCGCAAGGGCAAGTAAGCACAAAAAGAACCCTCTCGGAGCTGCAACTCTGAGAGGGCTCTTTTTTGTGCGTGGATACAATGGAATGTTCTAACCAACTTCCTACCCTTAGTATATGCAATCCCACACAAAAGTCAAGATGCTATGAAAAAAGTTCACAGCTCCAGCTCTGCCTTCCGTCCGGTGGACTGATAGGCAGTCAGCTTCACGCCGGCCTTTTTGAACATGAACCGCGCCGCCACGCTGGAATCGCTGTCGTGGTACTTGTCGCCGTAGTACACCACCTCGGCAATGCCCGACTGGATGATGGCCTTGGTGCACTCGTTGCAGGGGAACAGCGTCACGTACACCCGCGCACCTTTCAGGTTATTGTGGGCGCTGTTGAGGATGGCGTTCAGCTCGGCGTGGCACACGTACATATACTTGGTGTCCAGCGGTGCGCCCTCCCGCTCCCAGGGCATCTCGTCGTCGCTGCAGCCAATGGGCATACCGTTGTAGCCCAAGGACAGAATTTTGTTTTCCGAGCTGACGATGCACGCGCCCACCTGACTGTTGGGGTCCTTGGAGCGCATGGCCGTGAGCAGCGCAATGCCCATGAAATATTCATCCCAGTTGATGTAATCCGTGCGTTTCATTTTGGTATGCTCCTTGTGCCTTTATTCTGCCTTTTATTATAGCGTATCGCTGTGGATTTTACAATAAACTTTGGCACTGCCGTGCAACTTGCACAAAACCTTGCCCCGAAGTTTGGCGCTTGATTCGTCAGAATTTTCAAACGAAATATTTAAAAATCATTTTAAGTGTGGTATTATCTTTGTAAAATATGCCACAAAAGCGGAGAGAATGCTCCGTGCGGCGGAAATGAGGGAAAAACCGATATGAAATACGCAAGCAACAACATCCGCAATATCCTGATTGCCGGTCATGCCGGCAGCGGCAAGACCACGCTCACCGAGGCGCTGGTCTATTTTTCGGGCGCTGCCGAGCGTATGGGCCGGGTCGAGGACGGCACCACGATTTCGGACTTTGACCCCGAGGAAGCAAAGCGCAAGGCCAGCCTGTCTGCATCGGTCGTCCCCGTGGAGTACGAGGGCATCAAGTACAACCTGATCGATGCGCCGGGCCTGTTCGACTTCGAGGCCGGTGAGTACGAGGGCATCCGTGCCGCCGAGAGCGTGCTGGTGGTAGTGTCCGGCCGCAGCGGCGTGACTGTGGGCGCGGAAAAGGCGTTCCAGCTGGCCCGCAAGAATGGCAAGGCTACCATGGTGTTCGTCTCCAAGTGCGATCTGGAGAATGCCAACTACTTCAAGATCCTTGAGGATATGAAGATCAAGTTCGGCTCCACCGTCTGCCCCTGCGTGGTGCCCGCCAAGCTGGACGACGGCACCCTCGTGTACATCAACCTGTTCAGCCAGAAGGCCTTCAAGTACGAGGGCGGCAAGCAGATCCAGGTGGACCTGCCGGACATCGGCCACCGTTTTCAGGGCCTGATCGAGGCCATGAGCGAAGCCATCGCCGAAACGGACGATGAGCTGATGGAAAAGTTCTTCGGCGGCGAAGCCTTCACCACCGAGGAGATCGTGGAAGGCATGCGCAAGGGCGTCAAGGACGGCCTGATCACCCCCGTGTTCTGCGGCAGCGCCGTGAACCAGCAGGCGCTGGATATGCTGCTGTTCAACATGCACAAGCTGCTGCCCAGCCCGGAGCACGAAGCCAGCACGCTGGCCGAGGATGCCGCCGGCGAGCCGGTGGAACTGCACTGCACCGTGGACGAGCCTACCGCCGCCTACGTGTTCAAGACCGTGGCCGACCCATTCGTGGGCAAGCTGAGCTACCTGCGCGTGGTCAGCGGCAAGGTGACTGCAGGCGAACCCCTCACCAACGCCCGCACCGGCGATGTGGAGAAGATCTCCAA
Above is a genomic segment from Faecalibacterium taiwanense containing:
- a CDS encoding biotin transporter BioY, which translates into the protein MKNKKLTTYQMAVTALMAAALCVLGPLSVPIGAIPISLSNFVICLTAWLLGPKFGTLSVAVYLLIGLVGVPVFSGYGAGIAKLAGPTGGYLVGYLLLAFIGGLFIEKSKGQPVIAGIGLVLGDAACYVLGTAWFVFQMQCELGYALSVCVYPFIALDLAKIVVSCIVGALLRKRLVQAGVLKLKEA
- a CDS encoding RNA polymerase sigma factor; this encodes MGQLTRNEVFTLAVQKYSDAVYRAAIHNSRCTADAEDVVQDVYEKLLHYNGTFESEEHLKAWLLRVAINRCRDLTRAAHQKDTELDENLPAPDAFEDGSVLDAVRALPENYRNAIYLHYYEGYTAAEIGRMMGAPSNTVLSWLRRARAQLHTMLKEEIEDEVV
- the argF gene encoding ornithine carbamoyltransferase gives rise to the protein MSLKNRSFLKLLDYTPAEIEELLDLAADLKAKKKAGIRHNDQLAGKNIALIFEKTSTRTRCSFEVAAHDLGMEVTYLDPSGSQIGKKESIADTARVLGRMFDGIEYRGYGQQIVEDLAHYAGVPVWNGLTNEFHPTQILADFLTIREHFGHLKGINFVYFGDARYNMGNSLMVGCAKMGLNFTACAPKKYQPDAALVAECQKIAAETGATLTFEEDPAKAAKGADVLYTDVWVSMGEPVEVWAERINDLAAYQINQQLMDIAGLHAVFMHCLPAFHDHKTTVGKEMGERFGRDAMEVTDEVFEGPQSIVFDEAENRMHTIKAVMAATLGYVK
- a CDS encoding EAL domain-containing protein, with protein sequence MKKYLKAVVSGLCAAALALGCVGCGSSARKVMAYEALMRSDMEALRSPATIMKLAQEQGALYEIERLTFFKSLETFAHPRSMQIIAEGVETAAELRKVIELGADALQGYFLAKPAAVPAKMAPAARKVIAEYSSASDSG
- a CDS encoding dCMP deaminase family protein; the encoded protein is MKRTDYINWDEYFMGIALLTAMRSKDPNSQVGACIVSSENKILSLGYNGMPIGCSDDEMPWEREGAPLDTKYMYVCHAELNAILNSAHNNLKGARVYVTLFPCNECTKAIIQSGIAEVVYYGDKYHDSDSSVAARFMFKKAGVKLTAYQSTGRKAELEL
- a CDS encoding DUF4349 domain-containing protein, whose product is MRWYEYKMETDDLYAPDDLKAKLLAMTDQLTEEEKAQPMMKTAAPVPAQSAPVQPKKKLIRFPAKRVGALAACLAVCVVGYGAFATGQIGLGAKSSSPAVYYSADSTAAAMAAGGADRAAVDSPMAADYSLNTMALESGADNGTAVYSEDDAAAAAHSTDHAKIIYTANLSLESKDYDAARAALDAALAEAGGYLESSSEYSDAGDSRSVSLTYRVPQQNYENFLAAVAEAGNVTYKNQQADDVTAQYMDVETRLENLKNQRTRLQQLQQQADNLSDLLEIESSLTDVQSQIESWQSQMDWYNDQVEECTVYVSLSEVSTYSPPSEGFGSRFVSALSAGWQNFVGGLQQVIVALAGAWPVVVIAAAACAGFVVWKKKKK